AAAGAGTGTTCTTAAGGAgacagactgtgttgcactAACAACAGACATTTGGACAAGTGTGGCTGCAGAGGCTTATCTGGGGATCACATGTCATTTTTTGGGAGATGATTGGGAAATGCAGTCCCTCTCCCTTACTACAATGCCTCTGGAGGAGAGGCATACAGCCTCAAACATTGCAGATTGGCTGGAGGAGGCTGCTACCAAATTTCACATTCCTTTTAAAAAGGTGAAGGCAGTTGTCCATGATAATGGGGCCAATGTAGTGGCAGCTGCCAGAATTCTGAAAGAGAGACACGGATGGGCCTCTGTTAGATGTGCAGGGCACACACTGAATTTAGTTGTGCAGAATACactgaaaagtaacaaaacgaTCTCAAGTTGTGTGGCCTCTGCAAGATGCCTGGTGGAGCACTTTAAAAAGAGTGAACTTGCCTGCACAAAACTTAAagaaaagcagcagcaaatgGGAGTGCAACAGCACATGTTGGTACAAGATGTCAGTACTCGCTGGAATAGCACACTTCATATGCTATCCAGGCTCCTTGAACAGAGATGGCCGGTGACTGCGGCTCTTTCTGATCCTGCAGTCAACCCACGGGGAAAGAATCACTACTTGGATCTGAAGCCAGAGCAGTGGATCTTGACTGAAGAGCTGACTCAGATTCTTGAACCTTTCGAGGGGGCTACAGTGTTTCTGAGTGGTGAACAATATGTGACCCTGTCTGCGCTTCCCCAGCTGGTGCAAACCCTCAAGAAATCCACCCTGAGTCCAGCTTTCGAAACGACACCAGTGAAGGCATTTCAGAATCTTGCTGCTGAACAGATCACTGACAGGTGGAAAGACCTGTTTACATTTAAACCTGAGGACCCCAACACAGCTCTCCTTGCTGCTGCCATGGACCCCCGGTTCAGAAAACTTAAGTTCTTGTCTTCTGAAGAATCATTTAAGGTCCAAAGCACAATTCAGACAATGGCACTAACTGTCAGAAGGCAAGGAAGACAGCCCAATGAGCAGGGAAATGAATCCACCACCAACACAGAGGAAGAATGCCCAGCTACTCAAGCCCAGGGATCATCTCGCAATGTTCTTGGATCATCATCAGACTCCAGTTgcagtgatgaagaggatgagaaGCAAAATCGAGAGGTGCAGAGGGAGGTCTTGCAGTATTTTGGTGAACATCCTCTCTCCAAAAAAGAGGATCCACTGTCATGGTGGAGAGAAAATGCAGCAAGATTCCCAACCCTGGCTAAGCTTGCAAAGTCCTTTCTGAGTATTCCAGCCACCTCAACGCCCTCAGAGCGTTTGTTCTCTGCTGCTGGGAACATTGCCTCAAAGCGTAGGGCAAGCCTTACTCCTGACCATGTCAATATGTTGACCTTTTTGCATTGTAACCACCATTTGCTCGTTTAAAGGCTTGCACATGCaagttctcttttttttctgttttgtacctgtacattttttgttatttattttttgtcctcataTGGGCTTTCACAGAAAGTTTTGTTAAACAGGCTTAGTTTTGGAGCCAATTGTTAAGCGTGAAGTGttgagtttaaataaaaacgcTTTTTGAGAGGAATAACAGTCAATTGCATGCTCATTTTAAGAGGCCTTTCATGTTGCATTACACACTATTGATATagttatttaaaaacacaaaagtgtaatttattcGATTACTCGATTAATCGATGGAAAAATCGACAGAATACTCGATTCCAAAATTATTCGATAGTTGCAGCCCTAGTTACGTGCAACCATTTCGGTGTAAGTCTGGCACCCTGGTAACCTTTAACAGTTTGAGACATTTACTGAAACATATTAATGTCATtattaaatgtaaacatttcttACCAATCAGAAACTCATCATCGAGAGCAAACGTTGCAGGATCCTGGGGATACTCCACCCACAATGGCCTGCAACAGAGCAGCACATGGTTAACGGAGCGATCCATTATAACATTTACAATCCTTTATGCACATAGGAAAGCTCTcttcatttattacatttctacatgcatGTTCAGTAGACGTCCAGGTGTTGGTGCCTTAGATGTAACTCAGTCAGAAGTAGCACACGGGCCGACTCACAATCAGTTTACAAGTGAAAAATCTTTTAAGTTGATACTTTTCCTCACCTCATGATGGGCTCTCCTGTGCGGTGTGCATGATAGAACTGCTGGTACCAGTAGGGCAGGAGAGTGTAACGCTGACGGACAGCCTCCCGGATCAGTGCTGTGTTTTCAGGTCCAAACAACCACGGCTCGCGGCGGGGCGTGTCCAGGTGGGCGTGAGCCCTGAAGAACGGCTGGTAGGCACCAGTCTGGTACCAGCGCACCAGTAGCTCAGCGCTCGGAGACTTGAAGAATCCACCGACGTCAGCTGTGACAAAGAGTGCAATTATTTGTACCATGACAAGGTAGAAACCGAAAACCCTCAGAGCTCATGGACACAATGTACATTTGAAACCAAGTAAATTTGATTTTTTAGGAAAACCAGTGTGAATAGCTGCTTCTCCTGTGGAAAAGGTTCAACCAATACAAGCAAATGTATGGTTTAAAACAGCACTGTAACACTATAGTCAGTCATTATTAGGGTTGGAGCCAATTATAATTGCgcaattgataattacaattataattgaaaaaatatgactGTTGTAAGAGTTTATATAATTGACAGATACTGTATTGCCAtagaaattctattaaaaactgtCTATTAAAGTTTAAACGCAAACcatgttaataaaatatgtttcaaatcaagttttcccactacttgtcagttctcttgaggataattttaccatttttgaggtggtatactgacagaaaaaaggctcattcGCCCACACcaatataataatacaaatattttcatgAAAAACGAAGTCTAagaaggtaaccaagagataagaaacaaattagatgattatatattttagtgtattgtACAGCTGATGAAAGACGTGTCAAAACTGACTAATAAGactaaaaaataatagaaaaataagaaaatgcaggTCACCGTAATGTAacgagttgtaattgaacatagataattgaaaacatgtgtaattgaccccaaccctggttatcATTCTTTGTTCACACAACTCACCTCCACAGAAAGAGATGCCCACTAGCCCCAGACTCAGACACATTGGGATTGATATTTTAAGATGGTCCCACTCTGCAGCATTATCTCCAGTCCACACAGCACCTAGAGaggcacacatacacaaaaaaaaaaataaaaaaaaaaaaacaaaataaaacttatATCCTGGATTTGTAACAGATGCTTGGCTTGTATTTAATGCTTCTCAATGAGCAATTTGTCTCCGAACTTTAGAGTTACTGACCATAACGCTGTGATCCAGCAAAGAAGGCTCTGGTTAAGACAAATGGACGCTCCACTCCTCCTGATCTCTGCACCAACCCTTCTGCTGTAGCCATTTGCTGATGAACACAGGAAGTAGTTCAGATATCACTGCACTTTATAATCTGAATATGACTACATTACCAAACAATGATTTGATAATATcaagtaaagtcatctaaagaaggaaagtttatttaaaaaaatacaaaaaaaaaaagacaggagACAAGGAATGTACAGTGCCTCGTgaaagtattcggcccccttgaacttttcgattttttgccacatttcagccttcaaacataaagatataaaactgtaatattctgtgaagaaacaacaacaagtgggacacaatcatgaagtgaaacgaaatttattggatatttcaaacacttcttaaataaaaaatcaaaacttGGGCGtacaaaattattcagcccctttactttcagtgcagcaaactctctccaaaagttcagtgaggatctctgaatgatccaatgttgacctaaatgactaatgatgataaatagaatccacCTGTGTGTAATCCAGTCTCTGTATAAATGCACCTACTCTGTGATAGTCtcagaggtcagtttaaagcgcagagagcatcatgaagaccaaggaacacaccaggcaggtccgagatactgttgtggagaagtttaaagctggatttggatacaaaaagatttcccaagctttaaacatcccaaggagcactgtgcaagcaataatattgaaatggaaggagtatcagaccactgcaaatCTACACAGAGCTGGCCGTCCCTCtaaactttcagctcatacaaggagaaaactgatcagagatgctgccaagaggcccatgatcactctggatgaactgcagaaatgtacagctgaggtgggagactctgtccacaggacaacaatcagtcgtatactgcacaactctggcctttatggaagagtggcaagaagaaagccatttcttaaagatatccataaaaagtgtcgtttaaagtttgccacaagccacctgggagacacaccaaacatgtggaagaaggtgCTCTGGTCGGATGAAACCAAAAATCGAACTTTTTGGCAACAATGCAAAATGTTATGTTTGGTGTAAACGCAACACAGCTCatcaccctgaacacaccatccccactgtcaaacatggtggtggcagcatcatggtttgggcctgcttttcttcagcagggacagggaagatggatggagccaaatacaggacCATGCTGGAAGAACACCTGATGGAGTCTGCAAAAGACCTGAGACTGGGACGGCGATTtgtcttccaacaagacaatgatccaaaacataaagcaaaatctacaatggagtggttcacaaataaacatatccaggtgttagaatggccaagtcaaagtccagacctgaatccaatccagaatctgtggaaacacctgaaaactgctgttcacaaacGCTGTCCATCCAATGTCACTGAGCTCGAGCTGTTTTGCCAGgaggaattattattattatggcaaatattccagtctctcaatgtgcaaaactgataGAGACAAACCCCAAGTGACTTACAGCAGTTATCGCAgcaaaaggtggcgctacaaagtattaacttaagggggctgaataattttgcacgcccaatttttcagtttttttatttgttaaaaatatttgaaatatccaataaatttcgtttcacttcatgattgtgtcctacttgttgattcttcacaaaaaattacagttttatatctttatgtttgaaggctgaattgtggcaaaaggtcgaaaagttcaagggggcactgtataccgtatttttcggactataaggcgcaccatCAATGAACGGGTCTGACcaggtctattttcatacataaggcgcacttgtttgttattattattaaggctcattaagcgaaacaaaatagtcagttaagtcaaactttattcaactcattaacaataattttcaacattgttcaggtttaacacataaaatatagaacattacactcactttttcagttcagtatgttgaagcacagtacaggtacaAACCATCCACGAGgcgtctgactacggtagccctgaagcgccaaaaatccattaagtggtgcagcttcatagtttaccaaagttgtactaaaacatctGGACattcatttcatacataaggcgcaccgccgatttttgagaaaatgtaaggattttaagagcgccttatagtccgaaaaataaggtacatgactccaataacacacagacAAGAAATTCATTAAATGAATCctagaaaaaatgacaatataaaaatatacaaaatgaatcccaaaacacaaaaatatatgaaaaaaattaatccttaaacacaatgacaaaaatgtacaaaattattccaaaaatgacaacaacgcagaaaagctacaaaataacaaaagactacaaaaatacaaaaaagaaaagtatacaaagtgacaacaaaatgcacaaaataacagcaacaagcacacacaaagtaacaaaatatacaaaacaatagcaagatttttcttttttaagtacAATATGAATATGCaaagttactccaaaaacacaaaataaaaagcactGTGAAAACCAATcattaaaagacaaaacaagcacAAGTCCAAACAGAACGTGTCCATACATCTCACACACTCACCACATAAAATCCATAAATGTTGTGCAGGTCCCGGTGCTCCCAGGCTCCGTGCATTGCATCTTTGTGCATAGTGACCTCAGGTCCATTAAACACCGATGGCTCATTCATATCGTTCCATGTATAGAGGTTCTCCATGGTGCCCTGAGATGGACGAGAGGTTTGATCAAAAACCAGAGGAGGATTcaataattgattttttaaaaagtttggtCTTAGTGGGACTGACCTCATACTGGTCGTAGGCGAACATGCTGGCCCACCAGGCTCTCATGTCTTCACGAGTGAAGTCTGGATAACCAGCACTACCTACAAGTTTCCATTCAAAAAGGAATGTGAAAAAAGTGGTTCAGTCTATTGGACACCAAGACCTGGATCataatgatttaatttaaaGGAGAGTCTTACCAGGCCAGCACCAGCCCTCATAGTCTCCGccatctttatttttaatatagtaGCCCCGAGAGCGGATTTCATTATGGATCTTGTAGTTGTTGTCTACTTTGATATGTGGGTCTACAATGGCCACCATCTGGAAGTAATACAATACATTCTATTtagtgcttttcaaaaactcagacaagtcaaacaaaaaaaaaaaaaaaaaaaatacagaaaatacaaaatcatAAGTTAATGGCAAGTTTAAAAAGGTGTGTTTTGATGAGTGATTTGAAGGTTGAGGGTGGGTACAGTGTTGAATGTGTGTGAGAAGGCTCTATCCCCCCAGGTTTGGTGCTTGGTTCTGAGACGGGGGAGATAGGTTGGCTTCTGAGGAACGTAGGCTGCGTGCAGGGGTATCAGGGTGGAGGAGAGCCGTGAGGTAGGAGGGGGAGGGCCTGGTGGTTCAGGGCTTTATTCGTGAGGAGAGGGATTTTGAGTTTGATacattaataaacaaaaagacagtggagatTTTGAAGGACAGGGGTGATGTGTTCATGTTTTCGGTTGTGGGTGAGAAGGCGGGCAGCAGAGTTTTGGATGTATTTAGGTTTATTAAGGACTTTGGATGAGGTGCCAAACAGGATGCTATTGCAAAAGTCAAGTCTGGATGTGATGAATGCATGGATAAGAGTTTCAGTAGCAGAAAATGAGTAGCATATGATGGTGGGCTATGTTTTTGAGGGGACAGAAGGCGGTTCTAGTGAGCTGGGTGACGAGGTGGTTCAAGGAGAGCTGGATGTCAAAGATGACTCCAAGATTtcagatatgaggaaataaagaCAAAGTGGAGTTGTCCATTGTGAAGAAGTTGAGAAAGAAATCGGTGAGAAATTTGGGGCCGAAAATAATATCTGATTTGGCATAGTTAAGAGAGGAAgtacagtggtatgcaaaagtttgggcacccttgtaaatgttcatgattttccttaataaataattggttgtttggataacaaattccagttaaatatatcatataggaaacaaacagtgatatttgagaagtgaaataaagtttattcgatttacagaaagtgtgctagaattatttaaacagaattaggtatgtgcataagtttaggcaccacaaaagaaaaacaatacttaatattttgtagatcctcctttttctgaaataacAGCCTCCAAACGCTTCCTATAGCTTCCAAttagggtctggattctggtgggaggtattttggaccattcttctctgcagatcatctctagttcagtcaggtttgatggtttccgagcatggaccgcccgttttaaagcacaccatacattttcaataatattcaggtctggggactgagacggccattccaggatgttgtacttgttcctctgcatgaatgccttagtagattttgagcagtgtttaggatcattgtcttgttgaaagatccagccccggcgcaacttcaactttgtcactgattcctggacattgttctccagaatctgctgatattgagaggaatccatgcgcccctcaactttaacaagattcccagtgcctgcactggacacacagccccacagcatgatggaaccaccaccaaactttactgtaggtagcaagtgcttttcttggaatgctgtgttctttatgcccaaataactgtattttagtttcatcagtccacagcaccttgttccaaaatgaagctggcttgtccaaatgtgctttagcatacctcaagcgaccccgtttgtggcgtgtgcagagaaaaggctttttccgcattactcttccatacagcatctccttgtgtaaagtgcgctgaatagtggaacgatgcacagtgacaccatctgcagcaagctgatgttgtaggtctttggagttggtctgcgggttgactgtgactgttctcaccatcctgcgccgctgcctttcggagatctttcttggtcttccacttcgggccttaactagaactgtgcctgtggtcttccaattcctcacaatgttcctcacagttgaaactgaaagcttaaatcgctgggatagctttttgtatccctcccctaaaccatgatgttgaattatctttgttttcaggtcatttgagaggtgttttgaggctcccatgttgccactaatcagagaagatgcaaagaggaaacacctagaattttcctacttaaataccctgactcatgattggattcacctgtgtatggagatcaaggatcactgaggttaccaaaacaattttgagttccaataattagtgctaagagtattaaaatcaataagatgcaagggtgcctacatttatgcacatacctaattttgtttaaataattctagcacactttctgtaaatcatataaactttatttcacttctcaaatatcactgtgtttgtttcctatatgataaatttaactggaatttgttatccaaacaaccaattatttattaaggaaaatcatgaacatttacaagggtgcccaaacttttgcataccactgtagGTGTGCATCCATAAGATGGCATCAATctataaaaatggcaaaaatatttttcaaatccaACAATATGTGGCCAATTTGTGTTGATACCTTGCGCTTTTTGTCCATGATGCCTTGCAGCATCTCTTTTGGGGAAGCAAACTTGTGAGGATCCCAGGTGAAGTATCGTTTCCCATCAGTGTGCTCGATATCCAGCCATATGAAGTCGTAGGGGATGTCATGCTCGTCAAAGCCGGCATCTACCGCCTTCACGTCTTCCTGGTCATTGTAGTTCCAGCGGCACTGATGGTAGCCGACCGCAGTTAGAGGGGGGAAGGACTGTGtgcctgaagaaaaaaaaaaaaaacaaaaaaaaaaaaaacaatggagcAATTTACAGccgtttttcttttaaatagtacTCTGTGGGTTCATGTCTTGTTTCCTTTTcaaatacagtagtccctcactatattgcggttcacctttcgtgTCCTTGGTGTTTCACGGATATTTTACAGTgaaattttggatgcattttttacagcgtacgaacgtgcattgtgttctgcgtcctgattggctaatgctgcgttcatcTACCActagcgacacatccaactgggtgagtttgactgcctgctgaagcgaggagctgcgctcctttttctcctttcataaacataaaccaccagtgaaagaagtcagtgtgattagcggctaatgctatcctagcccAGTGGTACAGAGAGAATTTCACCTGCTACTATCACCTCCTCGCCGAATCCTTCCAAGCCTGGTCCCAGTTATAAAGCCCATGTCATACAGCGACAGgtgtcacacacagcttctactccatggctGAATAGACCGTGTCCATGTTGTCGTGATGTCATCGTAAACAAAGACTGAacgcgttcggcatcaatgtctgatcgcgagcagtgtgactctgaagtgctgtatgtttgaaaacaggtttatgttttaaaatctacaaacgtttgaactttgagtgtttaaacaagagagaaatgttaattcctgtctgagaaaagtatattaagtgtgtggtgaggggttttacagccttaaaacatatataattctaaaaaaataaaataaagctgactactttgctGATTTCGCCTATTGAGAGTTATTTTTATAACGTATCCCTCGTGATaaatgagggactactgtactgcTAAAAacgattaattaaaaacaaggacattttgtaaatttactttttaaaccaaaaaacacTTAATTAGTAATTTCCTAATAGGGCTGCTACAATTTAGAAGAGTCAGGTCATCAGCAGTTAACAGGAAGTACCAGTAATTTGGAGTTTCTTTGCGCATTAACAAGACGAGCGCTTACACAATATGCCATTCCAGAGTCGTGCAGAGAGAGTTCACGCCATTGGaccgttttgtttttttttttttcccccccccccaacagcAATGATggttcatggagcctcacaaaAGTTACAGGAAGTGAGCAGTTGACCAGTGCAGCACAGTGAAGCTAAGCGGagtagacagtttgtgatgcacttgaaataatcatattggatattatcattatcagcgtatctaaacccattaacgtgtgcattaaaacatgttagtggattatatatatatacacatacatatgacatGTACtgtaaaaatactgtaaatcaatgcagttattgatgacaaattaccgaacatcccagttatgtcactcaAAATCAATAGTTTTGAATTTCCCACCAATAACTTCCAGGaattacatgaatcacgtgactgTCAAGCATTCTGAACATCCTTTGTGGTAACTGTCTAAACGCCACTGTGCCATTCTACCTCCTTCATACCTGTAAGAGAGGCATACTGGGCAAAGACATCTTTGGCAGTTGGTCCCAGCATGAGGAAAACATCAATGATGCCACTCTCTGAGATCCAGCGAACATCCGTCTGTGGCGTCTCACTGGAGCCTTGAACGTAATCCAACATTTTCCCAAATACTGTCTGAAAAGTCAGATATGATACAGGGATTATCATATTGTTAAAACAGCCTTCAGGACCTGAAACACTGACGGTGGTAGAGGGATTCCAGATtaaggtacctgtagtgaaaatgtagaaaacaaaaaaatgtgcttAGAATGATTCTATCCCTTCTAGCATCAACTATGGAGAGTCACCATTTTGATCAGGATATGATGCACTTCCATTGATCACTGTTCGCAGTTGCTAGGCAACGGTGTTTAGGGTTTCTCGCCAGGACAGGTATGAccgggttttctttttttggcccGATTAAAgctgtgtgcatcctccgtgTGCGCGCACGTGTCCTCCGATTGTGTGCGtttgttttaatattactgcaggtcgcACATAAAGCCAATAGTCGCATTAACAAGAGAAAAACCCAgcagaaacatttcttttgtgtCTCTAAGCCAAATAAtactaagtcagagttatccagacGCTGGCTCTATAATATCAGTACGAGATATAGACTGAAACATTTCCGTTCGGACAAAATTCAGTGATATGTGAGGACAGATTCAAGCCGAGTTGCTCCGTTAcacctctacctcccacaatgcattcATTATTTAAAGTGACTGATCAGGCCCatcatatcctgtccaaaatggtgactctccatagtttatgccaaAAGGCAAAGGTAAAAAATCTTTCTAAAATGTCTGTGTTTATTGGTagtacattaaacatttttgtttaataaatgttcactacaggtaccctttaggTAAAGATTTGCGACTGCTTCAATAGAAATAAAGTACCTTTCCTGCTGTGTTGGAGCTAATGTCAACCCAAGTTTCTGCAGCATTGAGCCAGAAGATGCCAGTGGTGCGCTGAGCACTGTGGGCCAGCATTACTGGGACAGCCCCATATAAGGCCATTGGGTTATACAGCTCATACTGGAACACATCCAAGTTGTAAAGCCGATAAGGGTCTCCATTactgaaacacaaacacttttTAGAAATCATGTGAATGGACAGAATGTTCAGTGTCTTCATCAGGTGTTGAACTCACTCTGTTGTTTTGAGTCGCAGTGTGTCTGCATGCTCAGGGATACCATACACATGCTCTACCCCTGGCAATGAGAAGTCTAAACTGATAGCAGATGGTCCTGGGGTGGGGGGAAAAATATCCCATTAGTTAGAAAAGGGAAAGAAAGTAAAACATTGAGGATatcacaacatgtgactggaaGGGGAGCTCACCATTGGGTTTGCTGTCAGTGTGAGATTTAAATGTTTCTTCCCACATCCCATCCTCCTTCTCATCCTCATCTTTATTAGtctggtaaaaataaataagataagGTTACTTTTATGCAACACACCCTTCTGTCAAATAGATGCAATAGTTGAGTCATACTTCGGCTTGGTTTGCTGGATCACCCTCGGTTTCGCCGTCCTGCTCAGTCTGGCTGCTTAAtccaaaaaggaacaaagaaatgTATTgcactttcattttttatttatattaattttatattctaatgattaatgaaaaacaagcaaaagGTTAGAGATGATCACCTAGCTGGCACATATCTAAGTAAAGAGCAGCTCAATGCCTTGTAGCTACCAAGCAGCACAAGAGATTAGGTCACACCAACGAGTCTTTAGAGGTAAGTTTCAGCCAGAAGAACCAGAATGAGCTGAAATCCAAGCTTTAGCATGGCACAAAACTAAAGCTGCTCCGCTGAATTATCACTAATGTTACACAAGGCAGTGACAAATGGGCACATACAAGAGTTTGTTAATGGAGCCAGTACTGTGGGGTATGACTATTCTCTACCATGTGGAGGAGAAAACTGCATCAATCAATACACAATAAGTTACTTCAGCAGATAGTGCCAGTAATCCCCTTAAATCAGAAACTGATGTAGGCTACAAAGCTCTTAGCTGGAAATATGAACCAAATCAACTTAATTTTgcaaactttttgaaaatgagaaatgaAACATTCCATATAGaataatgttcacattagagAATAACTAAACACCAAAACCACTTtcttctgctgaaaacaaatgtatttgggtttgAAGTAGTGGTGATTTTAAgctaaagtatttcaatttgacattttgttgtaaaaaagaaagggtgactgccctctatgggttgaaaacCAGCAATTACAGTCAACATTTTGCAATTTGCTGAGAATGGTGGCCACGTTTTAGTGGCTTCTCACATCACCATTAaccccgcccctcctatgaaaactagcacctgtggactctacaatctgtggtgagtaatttggattgagagaattgtgactagagaggtatagtgagtatggggtagctagttagcatagatTTTTCTTTGGAGACTTTATAGTATTGACCGAGTACGTCTGAACTGCTCCAGGAGTACCGCCCATTACAAAGCCCCGCCCCCCCAGCAGGTCAGTcaaaagcaggggtttagtttctctttaaacacacaaagcagGGTGATTGTTGGAAATGATGCAGAAATGCCTGAGTGAGGAGCCAATAAGGTAAAGTTCAAACACATTCAAACACTGTGCAATGCAAgccattatttaaaaaacattagcTTATAACCCACTGTAAACAAACATCACAATTCATCAGAAATTGGGATTAGCGGTTACTTTTGCAACAACAGAATGTGCTTAGGTTGAAGAAGAAGCTGCTAATGCAACACTAAAGGTGTGTGATTAAGACCCTCGGGTCAGACAAATTACAGAACAGCAGATGTGT
The genomic region above belongs to Gouania willdenowi chromosome 10, fGouWil2.1, whole genome shotgun sequence and contains:
- the ganabb gene encoding neutral alpha-glucosidase AB isoform X3 → MASITARMTAVLVLWLVACLTGTWAVDRGNFKTCDQSSFCKRQRALKPGESPYRALLETMELTNTRLTLQLINDNNKVRLLLELYRLQGNITRVKINELKPLKPRYEVPDVLVREPPTEPLSLLSQDENGVVLSLGAEAQRVIVSARPFRLDIVEGRDVLMSLNSRGLLAFEHLRMRKDTSQTEQDGETEGDPANQAETNKDEDEKEDGMWEETFKSHTDSKPNGPSAISLDFSLPGVEHVYGIPEHADTLRLKTTDNGDPYRLYNLDVFQYELYNPMALYGAVPVMLAHSAQRTTGIFWLNAAETWVDISSNTAGKTVFGKMLDYVQGSSETPQTDVRWISESGIIDVFLMLGPTAKDVFAQYASLTGTQSFPPLTAVGYHQCRWNYNDQEDVKAVDAGFDEHDIPYDFIWLDIEHTDGKRYFTWDPHKFASPKEMLQGIMDKKRKMVAIVDPHIKVDNNYKIHNEIRSRGYYIKNKDGGDYEGWCWPGSAGYPDFTREDMRAWWASMFAYDQYEGTMENLYTWNDMNEPSVFNGPEVTMHKDAMHGAWEHRDLHNIYGFYVQMATAEGLVQRSGGVERPFVLTRAFFAGSQRYGAVWTGDNAAEWDHLKISIPMCLSLGLVGISFCGADVGGFFKSPSAELLVRWYQTGAYQPFFRAHAHLDTPRREPWLFGPENTALIREAVRQRYTLLPYWYQQFYHAHRTGEPIMRPLWVEYPQDPATFALDDEFLIGRDLLVHPVTEEGSRGVTAYLPGKDEVWFDVHTFQKHNGAQNLYIPVTMSSIPVFQRGGSIIPRKLRVRRSSSCMEHDPYTLFVALNPQRTAEGELYEDDGHTFNYEKKEFLHRRLSFVNNALSSVNLAPDATFTTQSWIERIVLLGARKPSRVSMKTADGPENQLEFDYDSSTSVLTLRKPGMNAGADWTVNFE
- the ganabb gene encoding neutral alpha-glucosidase AB isoform X1; the encoded protein is MASITARMTAVLVLWLVACLTGTWAVDRGNFKTCDQSSFCKRQRALKPGESPYRALLETMELTNTRLTLQLINDNNKVRLLLELYRLQGNITRVKINELKPLKPRYEVPDVLVREPPTEPLSLLSQDENGVVLSLGAEAQRVIVSARPFRLDIVEGRDVLMSLNSRGLLAFEHLRMRKDTFSYKVTSTVASVWDNIKRLFSSSQTEQDGETEGDPANQAETNKDEDEKEDGMWEETFKSHTDSKPNGPSAISLDFSLPGVEHVYGIPEHADTLRLKTTDNGDPYRLYNLDVFQYELYNPMALYGAVPVMLAHSAQRTTGIFWLNAAETWVDISSNTAGKTVFGKMLDYVQGSSETPQTDVRWISESGIIDVFLMLGPTAKDVFAQYASLTGTQSFPPLTAVGYHQCRWNYNDQEDVKAVDAGFDEHDIPYDFIWLDIEHTDGKRYFTWDPHKFASPKEMLQGIMDKKRKMVAIVDPHIKVDNNYKIHNEIRSRGYYIKNKDGGDYEGWCWPGSAGYPDFTREDMRAWWASMFAYDQYEGTMENLYTWNDMNEPSVFNGPEVTMHKDAMHGAWEHRDLHNIYGFYVQMATAEGLVQRSGGVERPFVLTRAFFAGSQRYGAVWTGDNAAEWDHLKISIPMCLSLGLVGISFCGADVGGFFKSPSAELLVRWYQTGAYQPFFRAHAHLDTPRREPWLFGPENTALIREAVRQRYTLLPYWYQQFYHAHRTGEPIMRPLWVEYPQDPATFALDDEFLIGRDLLVHPVTEEGSRGVTAYLPGKDEVWFDVHTFQKHNGAQNLYIPVTMSSIPVFQRGGSIIPRKLRVRRSSSCMEHDPYTLFVALNPQRTAEGELYEDDGHTFNYEKKEFLHRRLSFVNNALSSVNLAPDATFTTQSWIERIVLLGARKPSRVSMKTADGPENQLEFDYDSSTSVLTLRKPGMNAGADWTVNFE